In Tursiops truncatus isolate mTurTru1 chromosome X, mTurTru1.mat.Y, whole genome shotgun sequence, the following proteins share a genomic window:
- the LOC101322692 gene encoding COP9 signalosome complex subunit 9 has protein sequence MRMQLFWPQSMELLLGTTGLQAEVKQAVDEMFPEGAGPYMDLDEAGGSTGLLMDLAANEKAVHADFFNDSENLFDDDDIQ, from the exons ATGAGGATGCAGCTCTTCTGGCCCCAGTCCATGGAACTGCTTTTGGGAACCACTGGCCTACAG GCGGAGGTGAAGCAGGCGGTGGACGAGATGTTTCCCGAAGGTGCCGGGCCCTACATGGATCTGGACGAGGCAGGAGGCAGCACAGGGCTCCTGATGGACTTGGCAGCCAATGAAAAGGCAGTTCATGCAGACTTTTTTAATGATTCTGAAAATCtctttgatgatgatgatatccAGTGA
- the TSC22D3 gene encoding TSC22 domain family protein 3 isoform X2 encodes MNTEMYQTPMEVAVYQLHNFNISFFSSLLGGDVVSVKLDNSASGASVVALDNKIEQAMDLVKNHLMYAVREEVEILKEQIRELVEKNSQLERENTLLKTLASPEQLEKFQSRLSPEEPAPETPEAPEAPGGSAV; translated from the exons ATGAATACCGAAATGTATCAGACCCCCATGGAGGTGGCGGTCTACCAGCTGCACAATTTCAAcatctccttcttctcttccctgcTTGGAGGGGATGTGGTTTCCGTTAAGCTGGATAACAG TGCCTCCGGAGCCAGCGTGGTGGCCTTAGACAACAAGATCGAGCAGGCCATG GATCTGGTGAAGAATCATCTGATGTATGCTGTGAGAGAGGAGGTGGAGATCCTGAAGGAGCAGATCCGGGAGCTGGTGGAGAAGAACTCCCAGCTGGAGCGTGAAAACACTCTCTTGAAGACCTTGGCGAGCCCAGAGCAGCTGGAGAAGTTCCAGTCCCGTCTGAGCCCCGAGGAGCCAGCTCCCGAAACCCCAGAAGCACCCGAGGCCCCCGGTGGTTCTGCGGTGTAA
- the TSC22D3 gene encoding TSC22 domain family protein 3 isoform X4, producing MDLVKNHLMYAVREEVEILKEQIRELVEKNSQLERENTLLKTLASPEQLEKFQSRLSPEEPAPETPEAPEAPGGSAV from the exons ATG GATCTGGTGAAGAATCATCTGATGTATGCTGTGAGAGAGGAGGTGGAGATCCTGAAGGAGCAGATCCGGGAGCTGGTGGAGAAGAACTCCCAGCTGGAGCGTGAAAACACTCTCTTGAAGACCTTGGCGAGCCCAGAGCAGCTGGAGAAGTTCCAGTCCCGTCTGAGCCCCGAGGAGCCAGCTCCCGAAACCCCAGAAGCACCCGAGGCCCCCGGTGGTTCTGCGGTGTAA